A genomic stretch from uncultured Pseudodesulfovibrio sp. includes:
- the obgE gene encoding GTPase ObgE, producing MRFVDEATIKVMSGKGGNGCASLRREANLPKGGPDGGDGGKGGDLIFRGSSRLMSLYDFRLKRMYAAKNGEQGMGRDRYGKAADDLIVDLPVGTLIYEIIENEDGTVEEKLIADLVEDGTEIIICKGGNGGRGNLHFKSSTNRTPRYAEPGFPGEEKKIRLELKILADVGLLGLPSAGKSTFISKISAARPKIAAYPFTTLVPNLGVIEDEDFNRMVIADIPGLIEGASEGRGLGITFLKHVERNRFLVHILAAEDINRDNPIDGYDMLNQELNEYNAELSNKPQIKVINKIDTLTDEELADIKAKIDASGEEVFFISALRGDGIDELLDRMWKQLAELSE from the coding sequence ATGCGATTTGTAGATGAAGCAACCATCAAGGTAATGTCCGGCAAGGGCGGCAACGGCTGTGCCAGTTTGCGACGAGAAGCCAATCTACCCAAAGGCGGTCCTGATGGCGGAGACGGCGGCAAGGGCGGAGACCTTATTTTTCGTGGATCTTCCCGACTCATGAGTCTGTACGACTTCCGTTTGAAGCGCATGTATGCCGCCAAAAACGGGGAACAGGGCATGGGACGTGACAGGTATGGCAAGGCTGCCGACGATCTGATCGTCGATCTGCCCGTTGGCACACTCATCTATGAGATCATCGAGAATGAAGATGGAACCGTTGAAGAAAAGCTTATAGCCGATCTGGTAGAAGATGGTACAGAAATCATCATCTGCAAAGGAGGCAATGGCGGCAGAGGGAATCTGCACTTCAAGTCATCCACGAACCGAACTCCCCGCTATGCCGAACCAGGCTTTCCCGGTGAGGAAAAGAAGATTCGTCTGGAACTGAAAATCCTGGCTGACGTCGGTCTGCTTGGCCTTCCCAGTGCAGGTAAATCAACGTTCATCTCCAAAATTTCCGCAGCTCGTCCAAAAATTGCGGCGTATCCGTTCACCACATTGGTCCCCAACCTCGGGGTCATTGAGGACGAAGACTTCAACCGCATGGTCATAGCCGACATCCCCGGTCTTATCGAAGGCGCTTCCGAAGGCCGCGGCCTCGGCATAACCTTCCTCAAACATGTGGAACGCAACCGCTTTCTCGTACATATTCTTGCGGCCGAAGATATCAATCGGGACAACCCCATCGACGGATACGACATGTTGAATCAGGAATTGAATGAATACAACGCCGAACTGAGCAACAAGCCGCAGATCAAGGTTATCAACAAGATCGACACGCTCACCGATGAAGAGCTGGCCGATATCAAGGCCAAGATCGATGCCTCCGGCGAAGAAGTATTCTTCATCTCCGCCCTGAGAGGGGATGGCATCGACGAACTGCTCGACAGAATGTGGAAACAGCTCGCCGAGCTCAGCGAATAG
- the rpmA gene encoding 50S ribosomal protein L27, producing MAHKKAGGSSRNGRDSAGQRRGVKRFGGQEVLAGNILVRQLGTKFHPGDGVGMGRDYTLFALVDGFVQFEKYTRKKVVKTRVHVLPSEA from the coding sequence ATGGCTCATAAAAAAGCTGGTGGTAGTTCCAGAAACGGTCGCGACAGCGCCGGACAAAGACGTGGCGTGAAGCGTTTCGGTGGTCAGGAAGTTCTGGCTGGCAACATTCTCGTTCGTCAGCTCGGCACGAAATTTCACCCTGGCGACGGTGTCGGCATGGGCAGGGATTACACCCTGTTCGCTCTGGTCGACGGTTTCGTCCAGTTCGAGAAGTACACACGCAAGAAGGTCGTCAAGACCCGCGTGCATGTACTGCCCTCCGAGGCCTAG
- a CDS encoding PadR family transcriptional regulator → MSKKVGGSKPQRYVQPSLLMALSSGQSYGYQLIQSIGEYGFLRGDAPPGMIYRHLRQMDEEGLVTSKWNAEGDGPAKRVYAITPEGLEILDAWIHHMEKQRDRLDSFIARYRQK, encoded by the coding sequence ATGTCGAAAAAAGTTGGCGGTTCCAAACCGCAAAGATATGTTCAGCCATCCCTGCTCATGGCTTTGAGCAGCGGCCAGTCTTACGGATACCAATTAATCCAGTCTATTGGCGAGTATGGTTTTCTACGCGGCGATGCCCCTCCGGGCATGATCTACCGCCATCTGCGTCAAATGGATGAGGAGGGTCTCGTCACCTCGAAATGGAATGCGGAAGGAGACGGACCGGCCAAGCGTGTCTATGCCATCACGCCAGAAGGATTGGAAATTCTGGACGCATGGATTCATCATATGGAAAAACAACGGGATCGTCTCGACAGTTTTATTGCGCGGTACCGGCAAAAGTAG
- the rplU gene encoding 50S ribosomal protein L21, which yields MFAIIETGGKQYRVEEGLEFNVDLLKADAGNSLSIDSVLLFDKDGDTKIGEPYVQGATVECEVLGHIRGEKVVVFHKLSKKDARKTQGHRQDYTQLKVKSINA from the coding sequence ATGTTTGCTATCATCGAGACCGGCGGAAAACAATACCGCGTTGAAGAAGGTCTTGAATTCAATGTAGATTTACTCAAGGCCGATGCGGGCAATAGCCTGAGCATCGATTCCGTTCTCCTGTTTGACAAGGACGGCGACACTAAGATTGGCGAACCCTATGTTCAGGGTGCTACAGTCGAGTGCGAAGTCTTGGGCCACATCCGCGGCGAGAAAGTCGTAGTCTTTCACAAGCTGTCCAAAAAGGACGCTCGCAAGACTCAGGGACATCGTCAGGATTACACTCAACTGAAAGTCAAATCCATCAACGCATAA
- a CDS encoding uridine kinase, protein MGKLIKEKGDKGRLHIDTPLLGESLVGKALLRSTEADEYFRMQPDVNVLKIGGQSIMDRGAKALFPILDELVKAKEKHKILLMCGGGTRARHVYNIGIDLGMPTGVLSKLGDKVSAQNAEMLSVLLAKHGGAMIGHGAHLEQLHMYCQQGYIPITTGIPPYGFFEHPAEIGSIPPHRTDSGACLLAENIGAKSLIYLKDEKGMYENDPKKGNRDTLKFFDKIHVDELIEMDLEDLIVERPVLTFLKNAKTLKSFQIIDVLRHPEHLHAALDGEHVGTIIYKD, encoded by the coding sequence ATGGGTAAACTCATCAAAGAAAAAGGCGATAAGGGCAGACTCCACATAGATACCCCCCTTCTGGGCGAATCACTGGTCGGCAAAGCATTGCTCAGAAGCACTGAAGCCGATGAATATTTCCGTATGCAACCGGATGTGAATGTGCTCAAGATCGGTGGTCAGTCCATCATGGACCGTGGGGCTAAAGCCCTGTTCCCCATCCTCGATGAATTGGTCAAAGCCAAGGAAAAACACAAAATTCTGCTCATGTGCGGCGGCGGAACACGCGCCCGCCATGTCTACAATATCGGCATAGATCTAGGCATGCCCACCGGCGTTCTGTCCAAACTCGGCGACAAGGTTTCGGCCCAGAATGCGGAAATGCTTTCGGTCCTCCTGGCCAAACACGGCGGCGCCATGATTGGTCACGGCGCACACCTGGAACAGCTCCACATGTACTGCCAGCAAGGATATATCCCTATCACCACGGGCATTCCGCCCTATGGATTCTTTGAACACCCGGCAGAGATCGGGTCGATCCCGCCTCACCGCACTGACTCGGGTGCCTGCCTGCTGGCCGAAAACATCGGCGCCAAATCCCTCATTTATTTGAAGGACGAAAAGGGTATGTACGAGAACGACCCGAAAAAGGGCAATCGGGACACCCTGAAGTTCTTTGATAAAATCCATGTGGATGAACTCATCGAAATGGATCTCGAAGACCTTATCGTGGAGCGCCCTGTCCTGACCTTCCTCAAAAACGCCAAGACGTTGAAGTCTTTCCAGATCATCGACGTGCTGCGCCACCCGGAACACCTCCATGCAGCGCTTGACGGCGAGCATGTCGGCACGATCATCTACAAGGATTAG